The segment TCAAATCAGAAGTCGCGAATCTACCGCCATCTAATGGCACCAATGGACGCAATTCTGGAGGTATGACAGGTACCATCTTGATAATCATCCACTCAGGCTTGTTCTCGATTCTAGTTTTCGCATCTCTAAATGCCTCAACTACTTTCAACCTTTTCAATGCTTCTGCCTTTCTCTGCTGAGAAGTATCAGTAGCTGCCTGGTGTCTCAAATCATAAGACAAAGTATCCAAGTCTATTCTTGACAAAGACATCTCTAGTGCATCCGCACCCATCTTTGCGATGAATTTGTTAGGATCTTCATCATCCAATAGTTGGTTTTCTCTTGGCAACTTATCCAAGATATCCAAATACTCATCTTCTGTCAAGAAGTCATTTCTATTGATTCCATCTTCTTCCTTGAGACCTGGTTGAATAACCAAGTATCGTTCGTAGTAGATGATTTGATCTAGTTTCTTGGTTGGGATACCCAAAAGATAACCGATCTTATTTGGTAGTGATTTGAAGTACCAGATATGAGCAACAGGAACCACCAATTCGATGTGTCCCATTCTCTCTCTTCTTACTTTCTTTTCAGTAACTTCCACACCACAACGATCACAGATAATACCTTTGTATCTGATTCTCTTGTATTTACCGCAATGACATTCCCAATCTTTAACTGGTCCAAAAATTCTCTCACAGAACAAACCACCCATCTCTGGCTTGTATGTTCTATAATTGATTGTCTCTGGCTGTGTAACCTCACCATGTGAGCTTTCCAGAATAGATTCGGGAGAAGCTAAACTTACTGTTACTCTCGAAAAGTCACTGCTTAGCTTTTTGCTTTTTCTGAATGCCATAATTCAATTTATAAGTTATGATCCCGAGTGACCGGGACCGAGTTATCATTAATAAATTAGTCTAAAGTGATTTCAAGAGCCAAACCTCTCAATTCGTGAACCAATACGTTGAATGATTCTGGGATATTAGGTTTATTCATATTTTCACCTTTTACAATCGCTTCATAAGCTTTTGCTCTACCGATCACGTCATCCGACTTGATAGTCAAGATCTCTTGCAGTACGTTGGCAGCACCAAATGCCTCCAATGCCCATACTTCCATCTCTCCAAATCTCTGTCCACCAAACTGAGCCTTACCGCCCAATGGTTGCTGAGTAATCAATGAGTATGGTCCTATTGATCTTGCGTGCATCTTGTCATCTACCAAGTGACCTAGTTTCAGCATGTATGCGATACCTACTGTAATCGGCTGATCGAATCTCTGTCCTGACAAACCGTCGTACAAATAAGATCTGCCATACTCTGGCAAGCCAGCTTCTTTCAACTCTGCGGCCACTTCTTCCATAGTCGCACCATCAAAAATTGGTGTAGCATATCTTCTACCCAATTTATGCCCCGCCCATGCAAGAACTGTTTCATAAATCTGTCCGATGTTCATCCTAGACGGTACACCAAGAGGGTTGAGACAAATATCCATTGGAGTTCCATCCTCTAGGAATGGCATGTCTTCTTCTCTTACCACTTTCGCGACAACCCCTTTGTTACCATGACGTCCAGCCATCTTATCACCTACTTTCAGCTTACGCTTCTTAGCAATATAAACTTTGGCCAATTTCACGATACCTGCAGGCAATTCATCTCCTACTTCTAGAGTGAATCTTTCTCTCTTGAAGATACCACCTATGTCATTTCTCTTCTTGTTGTAATTCTTCACAAGATCGAAAACCAAACCATTCACTGTTTCATCAGTCGTCCAGTTTTCCAAAATCAAGTCAGAAATCAAGTTAACCTCTTCGGCAACATGGTAACTGCTCTCATCACGGTAAACATTTCTCTCTGGGAACAAGTTTTCCTGAATGTTCTTGGCATTGAATTTCACGCCCTTAGACATGATTTCTTCACCAAACTTATGCTTGATTCCTTGACAAGTTTTACCTCCAAGTAGTTGAACCAGTTTATCAATGATTAGATTTCTAAGGTCTCTCAATTCTTTAGAATAATTGGCCTTCAAAATCTCCACTTCTTTCTTAGACTTAGCTCGCAAGTCTTTGTCTTTCTTAGGTCTTGAGAATAATTTGGTATCGATTACTACACCTCTCAATGACGGAGACGCTTTCAAAGAAGCATCCTTTACATCGCCCGCCTTATCACCAAAGATTGCTCTCAAAAGCTTCTCTTCTGGAGTTGGATCAGTTTCTCCCTTTGGAGTAATTTTTCCTATCAGAATGTCGCCTTCTTTGATTTCAGCACCTACACGGATGACACCATTTTCATCCAAGTTTTTGACTGCTTCCTCACTCACGTTTGGAATCTCAGAAGTCAACTCTTCCTCTCCACGTTTAGTATCTCTCACTTCCAAATCATACTCATCAATATGAATAGAGGTGAATATATCTTCTCTTACAACTCTTTCAGAAATCACAATCGCATCCTCAAAGTTGTATCCCTGCCATGGCATGTAAGCCACCATCAGGTTTCTACCCAATGCCAACTCACCATTTTGTGTTGCGAAACCTTCACACAAAGGCTGACCTGGTACTACTTTGTCTCCCTTGAAAACAATCGGCTTCAAGTTGATGCAAGTATCTTGGTTCGTTCTTCTGAACTTGATCAAATCGTAAGTAGTATGCTCGTCATTGAATGACACGATTTTATCGTTATCAGTCATGTCATACTTTACAACAATCTTAGTAGCATCAACATAGGAGATCACTCCAGTTTTCTCTGCCAAGATCAACGATCTTGAATCTAAAGCAACTCTCTTCTCCAAACCAGTACCTACAATCGGTGCTTCTGGTTTCAACAAAGGAACAGCTTGACGTTGCATGTTAGATCCCATCAAGGCACGGTTCGCATCATCATGCTCCAAGAAAGGAATCATAGATGCTGCAACCGACACAATCTGGTTAGGCGCCACGTCCATGTACTTCAAATCTGTCGGCCCTACTACTGGGAAGTCTCCTTCGAATCTAGCCTTGACCGTATCATTGATGAACTTGCCGTCATCA is part of the Reichenbachiella agarivorans genome and harbors:
- the rpoB gene encoding DNA-directed RNA polymerase subunit beta codes for the protein MASKNKSERISFSSIKSVIDYPDFLKVQLQSFEDFFQLETPAEKRVQEGLFKVFSENFPISDSRENFVLEFIDYLVDPPKYNVDESIDRGLTYSVPLKAKLRLSCNDDDNDDFETIEQEVFLGNIPYMTAKGSFVINGAERVIVSQLHRSPGVFFAQSKHTNGTKLYSARIIPFKGSWIEFATDVNNVMYAYIDRKKKFPVTTLLRSIGYGSDKDILDLFGLSEEVEANKKDLAKVVGRKLAARVLRTWTEDFVDEDTGEVVSIDRNEVVLERDSVIEEEDVETILDSGSKSIILHKKDVNITDYSIIYNTLQKDNSNSEKEAVEQIYRQLRNTEAPDEQTARDIINNLFFSDKRYDLGEVGRYRINRKLQLDLSNDSRVLTKVDIILIVKYLIGLINSKAVVDDIDHLSNRRVRTVGEQLYAQFGVGLSRMARTIKERMNVRDNEEFKPIDLINARTLSSVINSFFGTNQLSQFMDQTNPLAEVTHKRRMSALGPGGLSRERAGFEVRDVHYTHYGRLCTIETPEGPNIGLISSLCVHAKVNSMGFIETPYREVENGVVNMSSDVKYLTAEEEDTYNIAQANAPLTDDGKFINDTVKARFEGDFPVVGPTDLKYMDVAPNQIVSVAASMIPFLEHDDANRALMGSNMQRQAVPLLKPEAPIVGTGLEKRVALDSRSLILAEKTGVISYVDATKIVVKYDMTDNDKIVSFNDEHTTYDLIKFRRTNQDTCINLKPIVFKGDKVVPGQPLCEGFATQNGELALGRNLMVAYMPWQGYNFEDAIVISERVVREDIFTSIHIDEYDLEVRDTKRGEEELTSEIPNVSEEAVKNLDENGVIRVGAEIKEGDILIGKITPKGETDPTPEEKLLRAIFGDKAGDVKDASLKASPSLRGVVIDTKLFSRPKKDKDLRAKSKKEVEILKANYSKELRDLRNLIIDKLVQLLGGKTCQGIKHKFGEEIMSKGVKFNAKNIQENLFPERNVYRDESSYHVAEEVNLISDLILENWTTDETVNGLVFDLVKNYNKKRNDIGGIFKRERFTLEVGDELPAGIVKLAKVYIAKKRKLKVGDKMAGRHGNKGVVAKVVREEDMPFLEDGTPMDICLNPLGVPSRMNIGQIYETVLAWAGHKLGRRYATPIFDGATMEEVAAELKEAGLPEYGRSYLYDGLSGQRFDQPITVGIAYMLKLGHLVDDKMHARSIGPYSLITQQPLGGKAQFGGQRFGEMEVWALEAFGAANVLQEILTIKSDDVIGRAKAYEAIVKGENMNKPNIPESFNVLVHELRGLALEITLD